CCATCACCGCTGCACAGAGAGCGGCAGCGGAGTCGTGAGCGTCGCCGCTCACCCCGGGTTCGCGGCGACCGGCCTACAGAAGACCGGGCCAACTCTCGAGGGTCGCACCGTCGGCTCGGTCGGCCTCGGCATCGTGACCCGCATCTTCGCCCAACCAGCACATGCCGGCGCTTGGCCGCTCCTGATGGCGGCGACGACTCCCATGCTCGCGGGCGGTTCGTACGTCGGGCCGGGCTCGATGCGCCAGTCCAGAGGTGCGCCGCGGTTGGTCGGAATGTCGAGCGCAGCACACAGCCGCGAGCGCGGCGAGCAGCTGTGGGCGGCGACGGAGAAGGCCATCGGGGAGCGCTTCAGCCTGAGCTGAGACCTGCGTACGCGCAGGCCCGCGTTGCGCAGACATCCGGGTGTTCTGCGGCTAAGGTGACTTCGGCTGGGGAGACCCAGGTCACATCTGCGAAAGGCCCGTTGTGCGTCCACACTTCGTCCGCATGGTCACCGCTGCTGCCGTCAGCGGCCTCGTCGTCACCCTCGCACCGTCGGTCGTCGCGACCGCCGAGCCCGCACCGGCGCCCGCAGCCGAGGACTATTGCGAGGGTCAGTGTGACTACATCCTGCCGCCCGGCGAGGCCGGAAACGCGACACTCCCCCAGCTCCTGGCCTTCCTGCAGACGGGCAAGCGCCCGCCGCACTTCTCCGATCAGCTCGGCAAGTACGAGGATCTCGTCTACGGCTACAGCGGGCTGACCGACGACCAGCTCGACCGCTACTTCAACGAGGAGTCCTTCGGCGTACCGGATGATCAGATCGAGAGCACGATCTCACCGCGCGACGATGTCACGATCGTCCGAGACAAACGCGACGGCGTACCGCACATCACCGGGGAGACCCGCGCAGGCACGATGTACGGCGCCGGCTATGCAGGTGCCGCCGACCGGTTGTTCGTGATGGACGTGTTCCGGCACCTCGGGCGCGGCAATCTCACCTCTCTCGCCGGTGGCGCAGTCGGCAACCGCGAGTTCGAGCAGTCGATCTGGCGCATCGCGCCGTACACCGATGAGGAGCTGCAACGTCAGTTCGACGACCTTTCCGATCTCGGCGAGGTCGGCGTACGCATGCAGAAGGACGCCAAATCCTGGGTGAAGGGCGTGAACGCCTACATCAAGGAGGCTCGGGTGGCCGCCAAGCTGCCCGGCGAGTACGCAGCACTCGGCCACCCGAAGGGTCCGACGAAGTGGAAGGTCACCGACATCCTCGCGACCGCGGCCGTCGCGGGCGGCATGTTCGGAAGCGGCGGAGGATCCGAGGTGCAGTCGGCCATCGCCCTGATCGAAGCCCGCGCACGTTTCGGCAAGACCCGGGGAACCAAGATGTGGAAGACCTTCCGCGCCGCCGACGATCCCGAGACCGTCACGACGGTCGACGAGACGTTCGAGTACGGCACCGACGCACTGACCGACGGTACGGTGCTCCCCGACCGCGGCAGCGTCAAACCGGCCACCTGGGTGACGAACCGCAAGGGCAGCGCGAAGAGCAACCGGAGCACCCCTGCCGCCAGGTCGGCGGGCTCCCTGCGGGGGTTCGCGAACGGCGGCGTACTCCCCGACGGGTTCCTCGACGAGCCCACCACGATGATGTCGAACGCGACGATGGTCAGTGGCGAACACACCGAGAGCGGCAATCCCATTGCTGTCTTCGGCCCGCAGACCAGCTTCTTCGCGCCCCAGCTGTGGATGGTCCAGGAGCTACAAGGGCCCGGCGTCAGCGCATCGGGGGCATCGTTCGCCGGCCTGAACTTCGCCGTGCTCGTCGGCCGAGGCCAGGACTACGCATGGAGTCCGACGTCGGCGATGCAAGACATCACCGACTCGTACGCCGTACGTCTGTGCAAGCCCTCCACCGGCGAGCGCGGAACTCTCAAGTCGCGCGGCTATCGCTTCCGGGGCAAGTGCCTGCCGATTCGCCGGGTGAAGCGCCACAGCGCATGGAAGCCGTCGCTTGGTGACCAGACGCCGAAGGGGTCGTACACGCTCGTCGCAGATCGTACGAAGCTCGGCATCATCACCCACCGCGCGACCGTGTACGGCAAAGCGACTGCGTTCACCTCACTGCGTAGTACTTTCATGCACGAAGGAGATGCGGCGGCCGCGTTCCTCGCCATGAACGACCCGGAGCAGGTCAAGTCCGCCGAGGACTTCCAGCACGCGGCGTCGGGCGTCAACTACACGTTCAACTGGTTCTATGCCGACGACGAGGACATCGCGTACTTCAACTCGGGCGCTAACCCCGTACGTCGTCCGGGCACGGACGCCAACCTGCCGACAGAAGCGCGTCAGCGTTACGAGTGGAAGGGCTGGAAGCCCGGCGACAACTCTGCGCGTTACACGTCGTTCGACAAGCACCCGCAGGTCATCGACAAGGACTACATCGTCAACTGGAACAACAAGCAGGCGCCCGGGTACGACGCGGCCGACGGCAACTTCATGTTCGGCGCCGTGCACCGAGCGCAGCTGCTCGACGACCGCGTACGCGAGCGGATCGATGCGGGTGAGAAGTTCACTCGCGCGTCATTGGTCGGCCTCGTCGAGGAAGCGGGGCTCGAAGACCCTCGGGCCGACCGTCCACTCGGCTTGATGCTCGAGGTCATCGGCGACCGCCCGATCAAGAACCCCGACGTCGCTGCGGCAGTGCAGAAGCTCCGCGCGTGGCGAGACTCCGGCGGCCTTCGTACCGCGGGTGCAGCGGGGAAGACGAAGTTCAAGCGCAGTGGGGCTCTTCGCCTCCTCGACGCTTGGTGGCCGCGCGCGGTGAAGGCGGAGTTCCGGCCTGCCATGCGCAAGAACCTCTACGCGACGATGCGTCAGACGGCCCCGATCATGGGCGGATACTCCCATCGCGGCAACGCCAGTGCCGACTCGTGGAGCAGCTGGATGAGCAAGGACCTGCGCCGCATCCTCGGACGTGACGTCGAGAACCGTCTGCCGCGATGGTTCTGCGGCAAGGGCACCGTGTCGAGCTGCCGCAGAGTGCTGCTCGACTCATTGAAGTCGGCGCTCGCCGTACCGAAGAAGCAGGTCTACCCGGCCGACGGGACGTGCAAGGCGGGCGACCAGTACTGCGCGGCGCAGACGTTCCACCAGTCACTCGGCGGGATCACCCAGGATCCGATCCACTGGCAGAACCGCTCGACGTTCCAGCAGGTGATCGAGTTCCCGAGCGGACGGTGAGTGGCGCCGGGTCAGCCTTGGGTCGCTGCGACCTGGCGTTCGAGCTCGGCGGTCAGCTCCGCGCGCAGTTCGTCGTGCGCTGGGCCGAGCTCGTGCGCGCCGCTGTCCACGCGACCGGCCCAGAAGGGCACCGCCGCCGGCCATCCGACGATGTCGGGCGGCTCCCACGCGTACCGCGGCGTGACATGAGCGTGCAGGAACGCGTCGGTGTTGCCCTGGATCTCGAGGTTGATCCGACGGAACTCGGGATCGCGGCGACCGCACACGACAGCAACCGTTCGTCCGAGGATCGCCATGTCCTCCAAGAAGGCGAGTTGGCGATCCGCAGGTAGGTCGATGAGCTGGTCGGTGCCGGGTGTATCCGTGATCAGCACGCAGTAGCCAGGGAGCCGCTGGACGTCACCGATCGCTGCGAACCCGGCTTTCATCCGGCGCATCACCGTCGGGTTCGTCCCAGCGATCGCGCTGCCGACCCGGTCGGCCTTGAAGTCCGCGTCTGTCTTACCCATGTCGCAATCTTGCCCGCGAACGGTCCCTGGTCACACCACCGTGACCGGGTGACGTACGACCGCCCAGAACAGATAACCACCGTCGTTGTACGGAACCTCCATGGGTTGCGTACGACCGGCAGTGTCGGTTGCCCGCGCCATCAGCTCGTACCGACCGCTGCGGCGAGGTCGCCAGTCGTACGACCACCTGACCCAGCGCGCGTTCGGATGTCGGCGCTCGAACCGAACGCCGTCCCAACTGGCACCGCCATCGGTGCTGACCTCGACTCGCGCGATATCAGCGGTGCCGCTCCAGGAACGTCCGGTCAATCGGGTGCGGCCTCGGCGTAGGCGTGCGTCCAAGGGCAGCTCGAACGCGCTCTTCACGGGCAATGTGGTGAGTGCGGGTGAGTCATCCGGGTACGCTCCGCCGGTCATCCGGTACCACTTGGTGTTCCACGGTGACTCGAGCGCTCGGCTCGAAACCTCCAGCGAGCCCAGCCACTTGATGTTCGCAATCCCGACCCAGCCGGGCAGCACCAGGCGTACTGGGAAGCCGTGGTCGGGAGGCAACGGTCGGCCATTGGCCTCGTAGGCGAGCAGCGCATCGTCGAGCGCCTTCGAGATCGGGAACGGCCGCCGTACGTTGCCGTAGTCGACGCCGTCGCTCACGTACCGCGCATCGAGCCCAGTGGCCATCACGTCGAGGGCTGCTGGGGACAATCCGATCTTCTTCAGTACGTCGGCCAGCGGCACCCCACGCCATTGAACGACGCCGACGCCTCCGAGCTTCCACGGTGTGCCGCTGACCGGAGTGCCCTGCTGGGTGTCGAAGTAGCTGCGCCCGTTGTCCGTGCACTCGAGCACCGACACGGTGGTACGTGAACGCATCGCCCGCAGCTGTTCGTACGACAGCGTGACGGCGTGGTCGGCCGTCAGCGGGTTGGCCAGCCCGTCGCCGTAGATGCGTAGCGAGTAGTCCGCGGCAGCGATACGTGGCGTCGACGTGTGGTCACGTACGAACAGCCTCGACAACGGAGTCAGGTAGCCCGGATGCACGGAGCCCCAGCGCATCTCGGCATTCGTGCCGTAGTCGTAGAACCACCGCTCCGGCAGGGGTTTGACGATCGGCCCCGCAGCCGGGCGGCGCGGAGTTGCACCTGCGTAAGGCGCAACGGAACCCGTGGCTCCTGCGGCGACCGCCGCCACTCCCGTCGCGCCCAACCGCAGGACCGTTCGACGACTCGTCGTGTACTGACTCATGCACGCCACCATACATGAGTAATCCACTCAACTTAATACCTGCTCCGTACGCGCGGGTCCGCGAAATACCACGGGCCCATAGCAAACCGCGCCACTCACCACCAAACTTGCTGGGTAGCGGCGTGGATTGCCATGGGCCCGTGGTATTCCACAAGCTCGCTCAGACCGCAGCCACGTCGAGCGCAGCGAGGGCGGCGGGGTACGCGCGCTCGCGGTCGTCGGCGACCAGGCCGAGGCGCGTACGCCGGTCGAGAATGTCGTCGACGGTCAGGGCGCCTTCGTGGCTGACGGCGAATGCGAGCTCGGCCGCGCACACGTCGAGCCCGTCGGCTACCGGCGCCACACCTGCACGCTCGGACGCAACGGCCGCCGCCTCATTGCCGTAGCGCATCACCAGGGTCACCGGGAGCCTCGGCGACGACGGGCCGGCACCGACCAACGGGAGACGAGCGGTACGCGACGGCACGGCGTCGATGCCGGCGCGTGCGACCGCGGCGTCGACTGCGTCCTGGGCCATGCGTCGGTAGGTCGTCAGCTTGCCACCGACGACTGTCAACGGGCCTCCGGGAGACGGATGCACGACATGTCGTCGCGACAGGTCCGATGTCGACCCGCCGTCCTCGGTATCCAGCAATGGGCGCAACCCGGCGAACGCACCACGCACATCTGCCCGGGTCACCGGCTCGCGCAGCACCCGCCCGATCGTCGCAAGCAGCATGTCGATC
The sequence above is drawn from the Nocardioidaceae bacterium SCSIO 66511 genome and encodes:
- a CDS encoding penicillin acylase family protein, coding for MVTAAAVSGLVVTLAPSVVATAEPAPAPAAEDYCEGQCDYILPPGEAGNATLPQLLAFLQTGKRPPHFSDQLGKYEDLVYGYSGLTDDQLDRYFNEESFGVPDDQIESTISPRDDVTIVRDKRDGVPHITGETRAGTMYGAGYAGAADRLFVMDVFRHLGRGNLTSLAGGAVGNREFEQSIWRIAPYTDEELQRQFDDLSDLGEVGVRMQKDAKSWVKGVNAYIKEARVAAKLPGEYAALGHPKGPTKWKVTDILATAAVAGGMFGSGGGSEVQSAIALIEARARFGKTRGTKMWKTFRAADDPETVTTVDETFEYGTDALTDGTVLPDRGSVKPATWVTNRKGSAKSNRSTPAARSAGSLRGFANGGVLPDGFLDEPTTMMSNATMVSGEHTESGNPIAVFGPQTSFFAPQLWMVQELQGPGVSASGASFAGLNFAVLVGRGQDYAWSPTSAMQDITDSYAVRLCKPSTGERGTLKSRGYRFRGKCLPIRRVKRHSAWKPSLGDQTPKGSYTLVADRTKLGIITHRATVYGKATAFTSLRSTFMHEGDAAAAFLAMNDPEQVKSAEDFQHAASGVNYTFNWFYADDEDIAYFNSGANPVRRPGTDANLPTEARQRYEWKGWKPGDNSARYTSFDKHPQVIDKDYIVNWNNKQAPGYDAADGNFMFGAVHRAQLLDDRVRERIDAGEKFTRASLVGLVEEAGLEDPRADRPLGLMLEVIGDRPIKNPDVAAAVQKLRAWRDSGGLRTAGAAGKTKFKRSGALRLLDAWWPRAVKAEFRPAMRKNLYATMRQTAPIMGGYSHRGNASADSWSSWMSKDLRRILGRDVENRLPRWFCGKGTVSSCRRVLLDSLKSALAVPKKQVYPADGTCKAGDQYCAAQTFHQSLGGITQDPIHWQNRSTFQQVIEFPSGR
- a CDS encoding molybdopterin-dependent oxidoreductase, which encodes MSQYTTSRRTVLRLGATGVAAVAAGATGSVAPYAGATPRRPAAGPIVKPLPERWFYDYGTNAEMRWGSVHPGYLTPLSRLFVRDHTSTPRIAAADYSLRIYGDGLANPLTADHAVTLSYEQLRAMRSRTTVSVLECTDNGRSYFDTQQGTPVSGTPWKLGGVGVVQWRGVPLADVLKKIGLSPAALDVMATGLDARYVSDGVDYGNVRRPFPISKALDDALLAYEANGRPLPPDHGFPVRLVLPGWVGIANIKWLGSLEVSSRALESPWNTKWYRMTGGAYPDDSPALTTLPVKSAFELPLDARLRRGRTRLTGRSWSGTADIARVEVSTDGGASWDGVRFERRHPNARWVRWSYDWRPRRSGRYELMARATDTAGRTQPMEVPYNDGGYLFWAVVRHPVTVV
- a CDS encoding diadenosine tetraphosphate hydrolase codes for the protein MGKTDADFKADRVGSAIAGTNPTVMRRMKAGFAAIGDVQRLPGYCVLITDTPGTDQLIDLPADRQLAFLEDMAILGRTVAVVCGRRDPEFRRINLEIQGNTDAFLHAHVTPRYAWEPPDIVGWPAAVPFWAGRVDSGAHELGPAHDELRAELTAELERQVAATQG